TCGCGCCCCGACAGCCAGTGCTGAAGACATAGTTATTCCGCTCATATTGGGTCTCTGGGTCAGTCCAGCCTACCAAGCCGTCCTAACTGGTTTGGCGTCTCGGCCCTCGGTACGGGAGGATGGGGAGCATGCGTGGAATTATTTTGGCTGGCGGAACTGGGTCCCGGCTGCACCCGATTACTCTCGGCATCAGCAAGCAGCTCGTTCCTGTTTACGACAAGCCGATGATCTACTATCCGCTCTCCACGCTCATACTTGCCGGCATTCGCGACATCCTCATCATCACCACTCCCCACGACGCAGATCAGTTCAAACGACTGCTTGGCGACGGTTCGCAGTTCGGCATCAACCTTACCTACGTGCAGCAGCCCTCTCCTGACGGCCTGGCGCAGGCGTTTATTTTGGGCGCGGACCACATCGGCGACGAGACTGTCGCCCTGGTGCTCGGTGACAACATCTTCTACGGCCAGGGCATGGGCACCCAGCTCCGGCGCCACGCCGACATCAAAGGCGGCGCGGTCTTCGGTTATTGGGTCAATGATCCGAAAGCCTACGGTGTCGTTGAGTTCGACGACGATGGCAAAGCCCTCTCGCTGGAGGAGAAGCCGGAAAAGCCGCGCAGCCACTATGCCGTTCCCGGACTGTACTTCTATGACAACGACGTCATCGAGATTGCCCGGAACCTCAAGCCTTCCCCGCGCGGCGAGCTCGAGATCACCGATGTGAACCGCGCCTACCTGCAGCGCGGCGATCTTCAGGTGGAGATCCTCCCGCGCGGCACAGCCTGGCTGGACACCGGGACATTCAATGACCTCAGCGACGCCTCGAACTTCATCCGTACAGTTGAGAATCGACAGGGACTCAAGATCGGCGCTCCCGAGGAAATCGCTTGGCGTCAGG
Above is a window of Arthrobacter sp. FB24 DNA encoding:
- the rfbA gene encoding glucose-1-phosphate thymidylyltransferase RfbA; this translates as MRGIILAGGTGSRLHPITLGISKQLVPVYDKPMIYYPLSTLILAGIRDILIITTPHDADQFKRLLGDGSQFGINLTYVQQPSPDGLAQAFILGADHIGDETVALVLGDNIFYGQGMGTQLRRHADIKGGAVFGYWVNDPKAYGVVEFDDDGKALSLEEKPEKPRSHYAVPGLYFYDNDVIEIARNLKPSPRGELEITDVNRAYLQRGDLQVEILPRGTAWLDTGTFNDLSDASNFIRTVENRQGLKIGAPEEIAWRQGFLTDDELRERAEPLVKSGYGSYLLGLLEN